Proteins from a single region of Apium graveolens cultivar Ventura chromosome 7, ASM990537v1, whole genome shotgun sequence:
- the LOC141673454 gene encoding uncharacterized protein LOC141673454: protein MSTNTFNLVIVVKELKIFQEETRCLLIILEVETFDVWGVDFMGPFPPSFQNKYILVAVDYVSKWVEAIAIPTNDARVVSKLFKKTIFPRFGVPRILISDGGKHFLENRFESMLKKYGIHHKMGLSYHPQISGQVEVCNREIKTILEKTVAKSRKDWSMKLDDAFWAYRTAFKTPIGTFLYS, encoded by the coding sequence ATGTCCACCAATACATTCAATCTTGTGATCGTTGTCAAAGAACTGAAAATATTTCAAGAAGAAACAAGATGCCTCTTAATAATACTTGAAGTAGAGACTTTTGATGTTTGGGGAGTTGATTTTATGGGACCGTTCCCTCCATCTTTTCAGAACAAATACATTTTGGTCGCTGTTGACTATGTTTCGAAGTGGGTTGAAGCCATTGCAATTCCCACTAACGATGCTCGTGTTGTAAGCAAGTTATTTAAGAAGACAATTTTTCCCAGATTTGGAGTGCCGAGAATATTGATTAGTGATGGAGGAAAGCACTTCTTGGAGAATCGGTTTGAATCTATGTTGAAGAAATATGGAATTCATCATAAGATGGGGCTTTCTTATCATCCCCAAATAAGTGGTCAAGTAGAGGTCTGTAACCGTGAAATCAAGACTATCTTGGAGAAGACGGTCGCAaaatcaaggaaagattggtctaTGAAGCTTGATGATGCATTTTGGGCATATAGAACTGCATTTAAAACACCTATTGGCACATTTCTGTATAGTTAA
- the LOC141670513 gene encoding uncharacterized protein LOC141670513: protein MHRQSLSSPNSKLHSPHKGLLTNPNYNNTDLTSDTSHVAAGDDIDELRKSLKPQKSMEKLIHIIPMLVIFCFLVLYLSSHDPSQKEVSSFNGFKRNLKPIGLEISSEIDEFGGLLEMGKSDVLAIRSMRNLQEIDKKQSQSNRVHRKIGDF, encoded by the exons ATGCACCGACAATCTCTGAGCTCACCAAACTCAAAGCTCCACAGTCCTCATAAAGGACTCCTCACTAACCCTAACTACAACAACACTGACCTCACTTCAGACACCTCTCACGTCGCCGCCGGCGACGACATTGACGAACTCCGGAAGTCTTTAAAGCCTCAGAAATCGATGGAGAAGCTCATTCACATCATTCCTATGCTCGTTATCTTTTGCTTTCTCGTCCTCTATCTCTCCTCTCACGATCCTTCTCAAAAAG AGGTGAGTAGCTTCAACGGATTCAAGAGAAATTTGAAGCCCATAG GTTTAGAAATATCGTCGGAGATTGATGAATTCGGAGGCTTACTGGAGATGGGGAAGAGCGATGTATTGGCGATACGGAGCATGAGGAATCTACAAGAGATTGATAAGAAGCAAAGTCAAAGTAACCGTGTTCATCGAAAAATCGGCGATTTTTAG